The DNA sequence GATGAGCCGAACAACCTCGCTGCCGAAGCGTACTTTAATTTGTCCATTATCGCGGCATTGGACGATCAGGATTACGGGAAAGCAATTGAGTATGCGGAGATGGCGCTCGACGTGTTCCAGAATGATGGCGATGAACTGCAGCTAGAAGGACATGTGCTGTACAATATCGCAAACTATCACTTCCATCTGGAACAGTATGGCCAAGCCTACAAATATGCCATCGATGCGAGACCGAAATGCGAACAACACCATGACACGAAGACCTTCCTATTGACGTTCAATATCGAAGGGTTGACGCTTTCTGCACAGCATTTGTACAGCCGGGCAGCAAAAGTATTTCGGAAGGCGATTAACTTGTCGCGATCGTATTACGCCGATCCGTGGCTTGGCAGCATTCTCTATCTTAACTTGGGTGACACGCTATACCGTGAGAAAGCGTATGAGCAATCGTTGCAATGTTACGATATTTCCTATAGGCTTTGTAAAGAAACGAAAGACGAGCATCAACGCGCCACACTTTATTATTCTTACGGCGAGGTCTATCTCGCAATGGGGGAATACGAACGGGCAACAGAATTCGCGGATAAATCCTTCGAGCTTGCGAAAAAGTTTCACTTCACTTCAGAGTATTTACCGCTTCTGTTGCTGAAGGCGAATATTGCCCTAGAACAAGGCTCTACTAAAGTAACAACTCTGTGCGAAGAAGGGATTCGCCTTGCTGAAAAAAGCCAGTTGTTCAACAAAATGAAGGACTTTCATTTCGTTTTGGCGAATTACTACGAGAGGTCAGGCAACAAAGAAGCATTTCATCAACAAACGCAACATATGTATCAGGTAGAATCTTTAATTCGCGGGAGGTAAACGTTGTGAAAAAAATCATCGCTTCAGTCGTCGTAATTGCCGTCTTAGTCTTGCCCATGACTGCGTTTGCCGGTACGAGAGCCCCAATTGTGATGTCGCACAGCATCGGGGTAGATACTCCACAGGAGTATAAGCTCCCAGACAACAAGTAGCGTAGAAGTAACGTTGAATAAAATATCCACATGCTAATTAATTCCGCAGCATGAGAGGGTTAATGGACATATTGGCTTAATACATTATTTAACGCTCAACACCTTTATGTCCTACAACTTGTGATCCGTAAAGCGAACAGTGTATTAGTCGTTCGCTTTACGGTTTTTTCTGTGGCCTTGACTACAGAAGGTGTTTCACACCTCTCCGTCGAATCCTTCTACTAACAATACTTTTGGCTCATTGTAAAATGGAATGCAACAAAAGAAAAAAAGACAAGCCACGGTTATAACATCCAATTAGTATTCGGGACTGGATAAATCCGTGACATCGCAGTTATTTAACAAAATTTTTTTTAGAAAGGATAAAGCTTCCACGGTGACCACTAATTCACCTTTTGGTGATAGACAAAAATGGTGACCAGACCAGTTTTTAAAGGTCTCCCCTTCAATATCTACCGTACCAAGAGGGATAAATCTTCGAAAGGGAGGGAGTTCCCTATCCGGATATAGTTCATGAAATGCATCGGACGTTGTAATCAAGCAATCCTCTAATCGATAATCTCTAAAGGTACTCTCTACCAATTTTTCCTCTAATTGTTTCGAAATTATGAAACATGGAGCTGACTCAAGAAGGTCGTCCCCGAGCCACCCTTCAAATTCATAATGTAAATAGTTTACCTTATCAGATACGCCTTGCACTGCACCATCTTTAACTGTTCCATATACTGTCTTCTCTCCATGTCCACCCGCTACTTCAGGTTCCAAAAAGTACAAGTTCATTTACAGTTAATAGGCAACAAATCATCCGCTTGGCAGGGTTGGATCTCAAAGAGAATAGCTCAGGCAAGAAGAAGGGGAAAACGGGTATTAGTAAACGAGGACGTGCAAGGTTACGTGCCCTGCTATTCCGATGGGTTCTCCCGATGGTCGCTAAAAATGCCGAGTTTAAAGCGATGCATCGTTACTACACGACACGTCGTCACAATCCCCTGAAAAAGAAGTAATCGCTTATTGCCTTGTGCTGCAAACTGATCAAAGTTCTGCATACGCTCGGTACGAGGCAGATTGCGTATGATGCGAAGGATGTTCTGGGTCCAGTGCGCCAGCAACAGTTACAGATGGCTGCTTAAAACGAATTAGCCAATCGTCGTGTGACCTTAAGTTTTTCCGTAGTATCATAGCATAATGACTGGGGGAATATGGAACTTAGTGGAGGAAGTCATTTGTCCGTGTATTAATCAATAATCTAAAACATTTAGGAGAATATAAACCCCAATACCATTAATATTGTATTAACAATCACTGCTTTACGATTGTTAACTCCCCTATATTGCTAAGATCAAATTTCGATTTGCCTTTGTTTTCCTTAAACCATTTGGCTAACAACGTATCGTACAGCATGTAATGCCGATATTCCTCTATTGTACGCTTCGTGATGCCGTGTTTCTTAAGGAATTTTGTAACTTCATACGGCCTTTCGATAATAATGCCATCCCCATTGGCATTTTCAGTGTAGATTTTAATTGGTAATTCCTTCAACTCCTTATTATTAGCATGATACTCAACGTTTAACTGCACACTTATCCTTTTAGTAACTTCTTTATTATAACTTAGGAATATTTTCCTTTTGCTTTTGTAGAAATATATATTATAACTATCCCCTAGGACATGTGCTGTACAATATCGCAAGCTTTTACTTCCATTCGGAGCAGTACGGTCAGGCATACAAATATGCCATCGACGCACGCGCAAAATGCGAACAGATGCACGACATGAGGGTTTTTCTATTTACGTATAACCTAGAAGCACGGACACTCTCAGAACAGCACCTTTACGACAAGGGCGTGGAAGTTTTTAAGAAAGCGATTAACTTGTCCCGTACACGCTACCCAGACCCATGGCTTGGAAGTATCTTGTATCTCAATCTAGGCGACACGCACTACCGTGACAAAGCGTACGAGCAAGCGCTACAGTGTTACGATATCGCATACAGACTGTGCAAAGAAACAAAAGACGAGCAACAGCGCGCCACTCTTTATTATTCGTACGGTGAGGTCTATCTTGCAATGGGAGATGTAGAAAAGGCGACTGATTATGCAGATAAAGCTTTCGAGCATAAGAAGAAGTTCCGCTACAACTCGGAGTATTTGCCGCTTCTGTTACTAAAAGCGAACATTGCGCTGGAACAAAACTCTTCCGAGGTCGCATCCATCTGCGAAGAAGGTAATCGACTAGCGGAAACAAGTAAGTTGTTCTCCAAAAAGAAGGACTTTCACTTCGTTTTGGCGAATTACTATAAGCGGACAGGCAACCGAGAAGCATTTCATCAGGAAACGAAACATATGTATGATATAGAATCATTAATTCGCAGGAGGTAAACGTTGTGAAAAAAATTATCGCCTCAGTCGTCGTAATTGCTGTCTTAGTCTTACCCATGACTGCGTTTGCCGGTGGGAGAATGCCTGTTGTGGAGAATCACCAAGCGTATGTGCATATAGACAGCAAGTAGCGAATTGAATAGGACGACCTTGCAAAAATAATGCACTGAGATTTTTTGAGCATTATCGTGTACATCTTTCCGTGTACAGCAACTTTACGTTCAAAGAAATAATAATCCGATGGGCGGACATGTATTAGCAGTCAGCTTATCGGATTATTTTTGGATAGAAGGGAATTTGACATTGGTGTGTGAATCTCCCTCTCAGTATTAGAACTATTTATCAATAATCATGCTTACTAAAAACTACACAGCAAAAGTTAAACAACTTCTCTGACTGCAGAAGGAGTTTCACACCTCCCCGTCGAATCCTTCTACTAACAATACTTTTTTACCAAAAATTTTTTTGGGGTCATTGACAGGGAGATCAATCCGATCACGCTTGGTTCACTTATTCGTAAGCATCGTAAGGACATGGGGCTGACATTGAACGATTTAGCAAGTGACAGCATTTCCGTCCCAACAATCAGCAATATCGGGCGCGGCATTACGGGCAACCTAGCCAGTAAGAAAGTGGCTTACATCCGTGAAAAACTCGTGTTAACCGACGAAAAAGTACATCAGCTGCTAAAGAACACCAAAGAGGAGAACGAACGCTTCGCACAAAAAATCGCCAACGTTAGATACCTAGTTGAGCTAAACCTGCTAAGTGAAGCGCGTCAAGAGATAAGCGCTTTACAAGCTGACGACAAGTTAGGCGATTATCGGCGTTACACGACGACGATACGTCTCTCACTCTTTGTAACTCAACACCACCTTTGGGATATACCTTGCATTTATCACTTGACGTCTCCATTCGTTAATTTTCATTAAGAATATTAATGACTTGAAATCAGCCAAATTATTAACGTCACTTTTTCTATCCAAAATCAACCATATGCAGATACATTTTGGTACAATAGATTTGGAATCAATCTCAATGCACCTTCTGTTATCCTGAAGATACTTCACAGCGGCTAATGATTGATCGATAACATAATTCAATTTTTGTGGTGTGCCTATTTTCACAAAGTACAATGTTTCATCTTTATATAGATCCGTGATCTCAAGTTTAAATTTATCATATTTTGTAATATCCCTATCAAGATTTCGGTATCCGACACCTTTAGCAATCACTTCATTAAAATACCTCTCTGCATACCACTTTTTTTCTCTTCCTCACTCAATTTACTCTTCCATACTTTATATTCCTTTGAGTTGAAATTAAATTCTTTTCTGACCTCAAATTCAATGTTGGAAACACTATTGATTAAGTAATCAACATAATTATCATTGAATTTAACCCATTTATCATCCTGTAAAAAATAATTATCCTCATCTATATAATCGATGAAATATTTTAACCTCCTTGTGAATCCTTTGTTACTTTCATCGACAGCTTTGATTTTTATATCATTGATTGATTCGACTGATAGTTCTATACCTGCCCTCGAAATAACCTCTGTTAAATCTTCTATTGATCCGTCCACGTCAATTTCAAAGTTCCTCCTACCATTTAAAAATAATGAGTATTCTTTAAGGAATACAAATTCTACACCCGATAAATCCTGTGTTTCTATATTCAATATCAAGTTGTTGTTGATCAAATTATCAACTAACCGTTTATCCAGCTCCTGTATTTCTTTTTTGTCCTGTACTTCAACGGCATACGGAATAGCGAATCGTGGCTCCTTCTTTAATTCTGATT is a window from the Numidum massiliense genome containing:
- a CDS encoding tetratricopeptide repeat protein gives rise to the protein MGIDPITLGALIRKRRKDMGLTLNDLASDSISVPTISNIERGITGNLASEKVAYIREKLELTDELVEKMLKTTEEEDERLAREIANVRYLAGLNLLSEARQAVSALENDDKLGDYPRYATTTQLLKGIVLRKQGQYERAKNAFQQVLRLLREDPLDEPNNLAAEAYFNLSIIAALDDQDYGKAIEYAEMALDVFQNDGDELQLEGHVLYNIANYHFHLEQYGQAYKYAIDARPKCEQHHDTKTFLLTFNIEGLTLSAQHLYSRAAKVFRKAINLSRSYYADPWLGSILYLNLGDTLYREKAYEQSLQCYDISYRLCKETKDEHQRATLYYSYGEVYLAMGEYERATEFADKSFELAKKFHFTSEYLPLLLLKANIALEQGSTKVTTLCEEGIRLAEKSQLFNKMKDFHFVLANYYERSGNKEAFHQQTQHMYQVESLIRGR
- a CDS encoding TipC family immunity protein → MPDRTAPNGSKSLRYCTAHVLGDSYNIYFYKSKRKIFLSYNKEVTKRISVQLNVEYHANNKELKELPIKIYTENANGDGIIIERPYEVTKFLKKHGITKRTIEEYRHYMLYDTLLAKWFKENKGKSKFDLSNIGELTIVKQ
- a CDS encoding tetratricopeptide repeat protein produces the protein MLYNIASFYFHSEQYGQAYKYAIDARAKCEQMHDMRVFLFTYNLEARTLSEQHLYDKGVEVFKKAINLSRTRYPDPWLGSILYLNLGDTHYRDKAYEQALQCYDIAYRLCKETKDEQQRATLYYSYGEVYLAMGDVEKATDYADKAFEHKKKFRYNSEYLPLLLLKANIALEQNSSEVASICEEGNRLAETSKLFSKKKDFHFVLANYYKRTGNREAFHQETKHMYDIESLIRRR
- a CDS encoding DUF6119 family protein yields the protein MYKFNLYKIKKEREIDLAEKFSSVGLERSSDKKLNGVSMCFYFAKSSSSIWWADLYKDFFSGSNELANQNYFGALVITCDDYCYVISLGKTHFYLKEFCELDFGIEIGTRLIDDNHIDMKNSRLFGGSRRKSIVTYQSNTSIEVDSGEAINFLKGKTTDQKWGKKIDCGNSVTFNIKDMRPTDLPEFIEALESELKKEPRFAIPYAVEVQDKKEIQELDKRLVDNLINNNLILNIETQDLSGVEFVFLKEYSLFLNGRRNFEIDVDGSIEDLTEVISRAGIELSVESINDIKIKAVDESNKGFTRRLKYFIDYIDEDNYFLQDDKWVKFNDNYVDYLINSVSNIEFEVRKEFNFNSKEYKVWKSKLSEEEKKSGMQRGILMK